One window from the genome of Pseudobdellovibrionaceae bacterium encodes:
- a CDS encoding glycosyltransferase family 2 protein produces MLPLSVVIITKNEERNLPRCLESVAWADEVLVVDSGSTDATVDVARRHGARVLTETWRGFGPQKAFAALQAKHDWILSLDADECVPVELHQELERRFASLTPGAAYALPRKSLLWGRWIRHGGWFPDRQIRLFNRRFANWDQAPVHEKVQAKVYDRFEAPLEHYVFRDVAHQIDTNNRYSGLLAEKDVAAGKRFRLWKLIFKPYFKFLENYFWKRGFLDGLPGFVIAVNSAHSTLLRWVKIWEIERRHPGGQVK; encoded by the coding sequence GTGTTGCCCTTGAGTGTCGTGATCATCACCAAAAATGAGGAACGCAATCTTCCCCGCTGCCTTGAGTCAGTGGCTTGGGCCGATGAAGTTCTGGTCGTCGATAGCGGCAGCACGGATGCGACCGTGGATGTGGCTCGTCGCCATGGCGCCCGCGTCCTGACGGAAACATGGCGTGGATTCGGTCCGCAAAAGGCCTTCGCGGCGCTGCAAGCCAAGCACGACTGGATTTTGTCCCTCGATGCGGACGAGTGCGTCCCGGTCGAGCTCCATCAAGAGCTGGAGCGGAGATTTGCGTCCCTGACTCCCGGTGCGGCCTACGCGCTCCCTCGGAAGAGTTTGCTGTGGGGGCGGTGGATTCGGCACGGCGGCTGGTTCCCGGATCGGCAAATTCGACTCTTCAACCGACGTTTCGCGAATTGGGATCAGGCGCCCGTGCACGAAAAGGTGCAGGCGAAGGTCTACGATCGGTTCGAAGCCCCGCTGGAGCATTATGTCTTTCGCGACGTCGCCCACCAGATCGACACGAATAACCGCTATTCGGGTCTGCTTGCGGAAAAGGACGTCGCCGCCGGTAAGCGGTTTCGTCTGTGGAAGTTGATCTTCAAGCCTTACTTTAAGTTTTTAGAGAATTACTTTTGGAAGCGCGGCTTTCTGGACGGTCTTCCGGGCTTCGTGATCGCGGTGAATTCCGCGCATTCGACGCTGTTACGGTGGGTGAAGATCTGGGAGATCGAGCGCCGTCATCCCGGAGGTCAGGTCAAATGA
- a CDS encoding DUF1800 family protein, with amino-acid sequence MNAALRVLGNFRVKHLVILVLGFFLARPVLADVYDLRCDKNADDKKLRNELVKAMNIGSFAEGQRKLDHLMNRLGRGTHADGVLNPISLRAKFEAKGGGGVKAFALYLADRICLEVNYPHVGYESHTRAFFENHWRTAVMTREQIVAHDRVLADDVAKAKTEEDKRIARSARTAFRSQVEDGLKAQILIPAIVTTNIGFREKLNEFWFNHFNIYSHKTNVQSAPYYRKLRHYQGSMFRDLLISNAQDPAMLIYLDLHTSIRDPKGGDGGLNENYAREVMELHTLGVGPSSGVYEQADVTAAARILTGWGLTTVNGVRTFQFKGALHDRQGADKKTVMKAKHYVPYDKKNPEVQIAEGYSFFTQLAQHPRTKGNICRKLIRRFVGENLNKPLSGESGVYKDCVQAWGTNGNLRAVYGAIVTSKDMWDMNNYQKDIKNPLSMSISFLRLMGVQASNLVPATVNENCAKIEKTRIACHPIVAAVHNVNSLLGIPTGLTAPPIGYSERGADYANASMTIETLKFTYAQSQVRNTLYNPFNSQRIGAAAFEALTTSRLLLPGAKPAADLNLLVNSSLRLYPLDWQSRIGAAPLLEAVRNEPYMTKERQPQPFRTLATRVGGSRLFLYE; translated from the coding sequence ATGAACGCAGCTTTGCGAGTTCTAGGGAATTTCCGCGTCAAACATCTGGTGATCCTGGTTTTGGGATTCTTCCTGGCCCGCCCGGTTTTGGCGGATGTTTACGATCTTCGTTGCGATAAAAACGCCGACGACAAGAAATTGCGTAACGAGCTCGTGAAGGCGATGAACATCGGTTCGTTCGCGGAAGGTCAGCGCAAGCTGGATCATCTGATGAATCGCCTGGGGCGCGGAACCCACGCCGACGGCGTTTTGAATCCGATCTCGCTCCGGGCGAAGTTCGAGGCGAAAGGGGGCGGGGGCGTGAAGGCGTTCGCGCTTTACCTGGCGGATCGAATCTGTCTGGAAGTCAATTATCCCCACGTCGGCTATGAGTCCCATACGCGCGCGTTCTTCGAAAATCACTGGCGGACCGCCGTGATGACGCGGGAACAGATCGTGGCGCATGACCGGGTGCTGGCCGATGACGTCGCGAAAGCGAAAACCGAAGAGGACAAACGAATCGCGCGCTCGGCGCGGACCGCCTTCCGCTCGCAGGTCGAGGATGGACTCAAAGCGCAGATTTTGATCCCCGCGATCGTGACCACGAACATCGGATTTCGCGAAAAGTTGAACGAGTTCTGGTTTAACCACTTCAACATCTATTCGCACAAAACCAACGTTCAATCCGCGCCTTACTACCGGAAGCTTCGTCACTACCAAGGGTCGATGTTCCGCGATCTTTTGATTTCAAATGCGCAAGATCCCGCGATGTTGATCTACCTGGATCTGCATACGTCGATTCGCGATCCGAAAGGCGGGGACGGCGGTCTGAACGAAAACTACGCCCGCGAGGTGATGGAGTTGCACACGCTCGGGGTCGGTCCTTCTTCGGGAGTTTACGAGCAAGCGGACGTGACCGCCGCGGCACGTATCCTGACCGGTTGGGGGCTCACGACCGTCAATGGCGTGCGGACTTTTCAATTCAAAGGCGCGCTTCATGATCGCCAAGGCGCGGACAAAAAGACCGTTATGAAGGCGAAACACTACGTTCCTTACGATAAGAAGAATCCGGAAGTGCAGATCGCGGAAGGCTATTCGTTTTTCACGCAGCTTGCGCAACACCCCCGCACGAAGGGCAACATCTGCCGCAAACTGATCCGCCGTTTCGTCGGCGAAAACCTGAACAAACCCCTTTCGGGCGAGTCCGGAGTTTATAAGGACTGCGTCCAGGCGTGGGGTACGAACGGCAACTTGCGCGCGGTTTACGGCGCCATCGTCACCAGCAAAGACATGTGGGACATGAACAACTACCAGAAAGACATCAAAAACCCGCTGTCGATGTCGATTTCGTTCCTGCGCTTGATGGGCGTCCAGGCGTCGAACCTGGTTCCCGCAACGGTGAACGAAAACTGCGCGAAGATCGAAAAAACGCGCATCGCTTGTCACCCGATCGTGGCGGCCGTTCACAACGTGAATTCACTTCTGGGAATTCCGACCGGACTCACCGCACCCCCGATCGGCTACAGCGAGCGCGGCGCGGACTACGCGAACGCCAGCATGACCATCGAGACCTTGAAATTCACTTACGCCCAAAGCCAGGTGCGCAACACGCTCTACAACCCCTTCAATTCGCAGCGGATCGGCGCGGCGGCCTTCGAGGCGTTGACGACGTCGCGGCTTTTGTTGCCCGGCGCGAAGCCCGCGGCGGATCTGAACCTGCTGGTGAATTCGTCTTTGCGACTGTATCCGCTGGACTGGCAATCGCGTATCGGCGCGGCGCCGCTGCTCGAAGCCGTGCGCAACGAACCTTACATGACCAAAGAACGTCAGCCCCAACCTTTCCGCACCCTGGCGACTCGGGTGGGCGGATCACGACTGTTCCTCTACGAGTAA
- a CDS encoding rod shape-determining protein produces MAIFTEEGARAADIYVDLGTANTLIAVRHRGVVVNEPTLIAYTEPRPGKRKIISVGLEAQERMDSTPGNIKGERPLKDGVIADFETTEAMLKFFFKKNKLASFFSRPTVVISLPYGVTEVEKRAAVDAGKSAGAKDVILIDEPMAAAIGAGLPIKEARGCLIVDIGGGTTEVAVICLADIVSCTAIRIGGHRMDQAIQDYMRKNKNFIISQAWAEKLKKELGTAMPKKEIRTQMVDGRSADSGIPATIEVTSEDVGLAMDDSLSEIIQAIHGTLEKTPPELVSDVIETGLCLAGGGAMIRDLDLRIQNEVRLPVRVSVDPLLAIARGGEAVLSDPELLDKIQLDI; encoded by the coding sequence ATGGCCATTTTCACGGAAGAAGGGGCCCGCGCCGCCGATATCTACGTCGATCTGGGAACCGCGAACACGCTGATCGCGGTTCGCCATCGCGGCGTCGTGGTGAACGAACCCACCCTCATCGCCTACACCGAACCCCGCCCGGGGAAACGGAAGATCATCTCGGTCGGTCTCGAGGCGCAAGAGCGTATGGATTCGACGCCCGGGAACATCAAAGGCGAACGCCCGCTCAAAGACGGCGTCATCGCGGACTTTGAAACCACCGAGGCGATGCTGAAGTTCTTCTTCAAAAAGAACAAACTCGCGAGCTTCTTTTCGCGGCCCACGGTCGTCATCTCTTTACCCTACGGAGTGACCGAGGTTGAAAAACGCGCCGCGGTCGATGCCGGAAAATCCGCGGGCGCGAAAGACGTCATTCTGATCGACGAGCCCATGGCGGCGGCGATCGGCGCGGGACTTCCCATCAAGGAAGCGCGCGGCTGTTTGATCGTCGATATCGGCGGCGGCACCACGGAGGTCGCGGTCATTTGTCTGGCCGACATCGTGTCGTGTACGGCGATCCGTATCGGTGGACACCGCATGGATCAGGCGATCCAAGATTATATGCGCAAGAACAAGAACTTCATCATCTCGCAGGCGTGGGCCGAGAAGCTGAAGAAGGAACTCGGGACCGCGATGCCGAAAAAAGAGATCCGCACCCAAATGGTCGACGGCCGCTCCGCCGACTCGGGCATTCCGGCGACCATTGAAGTGACCTCCGAAGACGTGGGACTCGCGATGGACGACTCGTTGAGCGAAATCATCCAGGCCATCCACGGAACCCTCGAAAAGACGCCCCCCGAACTCGTGAGCGACGTGATCGAGACGGGGCTTTGCCTGGCCGGCGGCGGCGCGATGATTCGCGATCTGGATCTACGCATCCAGAACGAAGTGCGCTTGCCCGTACGCGTCTCGGTGGACCCGCTACTGGCCATCGCCCGTGGGGGCGAGGCGGTGCTTTCGGACCCGGAGCTGCTCGACAAGATTCAGCTCGATATTTAG
- a CDS encoding aminotransferase class IV, whose translation MDASTGRGLLSSEECDRRWRAYQLRDSRQALMRQIRGFYSSLLGGITQDPAYFHIPIDDHGFHRGDGVFEAIRVAFRKPYLLGAHLDRLERSAARVGLKLPHTRDEVKGILHDLTRLAEDESLVLRVYVTRGGGGFGVNPAESPESQMFAVATRFQPLAPEVWEKGFALTVSPVAVKSGDFARIKSLNYLPNVLMKADAVARGFDYAVGVDERGFITEGATENIVIVNQNGDLCHPRFDRMLDGCTLKRAFELARGLPSLPQRCEVDLTLDDLMSAREILIVGTTVDVSPITRFEERPLAVGPVARELLRLIQTDQLRG comes from the coding sequence ATGGACGCAAGCACTGGGCGAGGTTTACTAAGTTCCGAAGAGTGCGATCGCCGCTGGCGCGCTTACCAGCTACGGGATTCGCGTCAGGCGTTGATGCGTCAAATTCGCGGTTTCTACTCGAGCCTGCTCGGGGGGATCACGCAAGATCCGGCGTATTTCCATATTCCCATCGACGATCACGGATTTCATCGCGGTGACGGCGTGTTCGAGGCGATTCGGGTCGCGTTCCGTAAACCCTATCTTTTGGGCGCCCATCTGGACCGCTTGGAAAGGTCCGCCGCTCGCGTGGGGCTGAAACTTCCCCACACGCGGGACGAAGTGAAGGGCATTTTGCACGATCTGACCCGACTGGCGGAGGACGAGTCGCTGGTCCTGCGGGTGTATGTCACCCGCGGGGGCGGGGGCTTCGGGGTGAACCCCGCGGAAAGCCCGGAGTCGCAAATGTTTGCCGTGGCGACGCGCTTTCAACCGCTCGCTCCCGAGGTTTGGGAGAAAGGTTTCGCGCTGACGGTGAGTCCCGTCGCGGTCAAGTCGGGTGATTTCGCGCGCATCAAGTCGCTCAATTATTTGCCGAATGTTTTGATGAAGGCCGATGCGGTGGCGCGGGGTTTCGACTATGCGGTGGGTGTGGATGAGCGCGGTTTTATCACCGAAGGCGCGACCGAAAACATCGTGATCGTGAATCAAAATGGCGATCTTTGTCATCCGCGATTCGATCGGATGTTGGACGGCTGCACGCTGAAGCGGGCGTTTGAGCTGGCCCGAGGGCTTCCGTCTTTACCCCAGCGCTGCGAGGTCGATCTGACTCTCGATGATCTAATGTCTGCGCGCGAAATTCTGATCGTGGGGACGACGGTCGACGTCAGTCCCATTACGCGTTTCGAGGAGCGCCCGCTCGCGGTCGGTCCCGTGGCGCGTGAACTCTTGCGCCTCATTCAGACCGACCAGCTGCGCGGCTGA
- a CDS encoding HNH endonuclease: MTLMNLTDANLVDRFQKLVRTERKITHLILECIAEIDRRRLYLDKAYPSLFEYLTQAHGYSAGAAHRRISAARLLKEVPQVAAKIEAGQINLSQIALTAQTIKQAEKQFSEKMDSEAKLELLEKLETKSFAETQQILRQELKVDFKIPDRAQHHADGSVTLTITFSREQYADWVKAGELASHAAPAEKAAELAHYLAKKEIARRTDLPPRGLKAARRSNASKSEDMGSRTIAKLKSTSESEVPPTHSSSRAPSVEVPARRTTPIPRQNPSRNPRQIPPSLRKSLLRHTACRYRDPRSGKICGSRRYLQIDHIHPISDGGTSAPANLQPLCGAHNRWRSAPPPA, translated from the coding sequence ATGACACTGATGAATCTGACGGACGCGAACCTTGTTGATCGCTTCCAAAAACTCGTCCGCACCGAGCGGAAGATCACGCACCTCATCTTGGAATGCATCGCCGAAATCGACCGCCGACGACTCTATCTCGACAAAGCCTATCCGAGCCTTTTTGAGTATCTGACTCAAGCTCACGGCTATTCGGCGGGCGCGGCCCATCGCCGGATCTCGGCGGCGCGACTTCTGAAAGAAGTGCCTCAGGTCGCGGCGAAGATCGAGGCCGGTCAGATCAATTTGTCGCAGATCGCCCTCACCGCGCAGACGATCAAGCAGGCCGAGAAGCAGTTCTCGGAAAAGATGGACTCCGAAGCGAAACTCGAACTTCTCGAGAAGCTGGAAACGAAGAGCTTCGCCGAGACTCAGCAGATCCTGAGACAAGAACTCAAAGTCGACTTCAAAATTCCCGACCGCGCCCAGCATCACGCCGATGGTTCGGTGACGCTGACGATCACGTTCTCGCGGGAGCAATATGCCGATTGGGTGAAGGCTGGTGAACTCGCGTCGCACGCGGCCCCTGCCGAAAAAGCAGCGGAACTCGCCCACTATCTGGCGAAGAAGGAAATCGCGCGACGTACGGACCTTCCTCCGCGAGGACTGAAGGCCGCACGCCGATCGAACGCATCAAAGAGCGAGGACATGGGGAGCCGAACCATCGCGAAACTGAAATCGACTTCCGAATCGGAAGTGCCTCCGACACACTCATCCTCGCGGGCTCCTTCAGTGGAAGTCCCGGCACGACGAACGACGCCGATCCCGCGTCAAAACCCATCCCGAAATCCGCGACAGATTCCACCGAGTCTGCGAAAGTCCCTTCTCCGACACACGGCCTGCCGCTATCGCGACCCGCGTTCGGGAAAAATTTGTGGGTCACGTCGCTATTTGCAAATCGATCACATCCATCCCATCAGTGATGGGGGAACGAGCGCGCCCGCAAACCTTCAGCCCCTCTGCGGTGCGCACAATCGATGGCGGTCTGCGCCCCCGCCTGCCTGA
- a CDS encoding DUF1501 domain-containing protein — protein MCNDKRRDFLKISGQTALLAATAPLLNMGYISAAQAQAANNHILVYVFLRGGWDGLSIVVPTNATRVKELNELRPKTGRIAMDQKTLLKLKDGTKDYEFGLHPQMKGLHGLWKDGQVLFIHGAGAKSGNRSHFEQMALIETGVAAEGVNTPKGTGFLNRALLGISPAAVIQGVAVSSLIPTSLKGSKPTLASTNFQNYFKQTDASKQLRDIASTNIQGSRDALQGRIQDHLLGTAPANPGSADKQLTGAGRNGIRSLDLVEGIVQQSAGEYVGGAGALFAQAERVIKAQKGKTGDQAVRTVTIDIGGWDSHFDQRQMLENSVAGLDAALSQFAKAVLPGGNVTIVVQSEFGRTARENGTGGTDHGRGTVMMVLAKKGELAKKVLTKNFSLAKSALDSGRDVKVNIDFREIFAEILTKRMGVPKKLINQSLVVSGKTYEPIFPGYAGNEHKIFKGA, from the coding sequence ATGTGTAACGACAAACGCCGTGACTTTTTGAAGATCTCTGGACAAACTGCGCTGCTCGCCGCGACCGCGCCGCTCTTGAATATGGGCTATATCTCGGCCGCGCAGGCGCAGGCCGCGAACAATCACATCCTGGTCTACGTGTTCTTGCGTGGCGGATGGGACGGTCTCAGTATCGTGGTGCCGACGAACGCGACCCGCGTGAAAGAGCTCAATGAGCTGCGTCCCAAGACCGGCCGCATCGCCATGGATCAGAAGACCCTGTTGAAGCTGAAGGATGGCACGAAAGACTACGAATTCGGTCTGCATCCGCAGATGAAGGGGCTTCATGGCCTGTGGAAAGACGGGCAAGTCCTGTTCATTCACGGCGCGGGCGCGAAAAGCGGGAACCGTTCCCATTTCGAGCAGATGGCCTTGATCGAGACGGGCGTTGCGGCCGAAGGCGTGAACACGCCCAAAGGCACGGGCTTTCTGAATCGCGCGCTGCTCGGGATTTCGCCCGCGGCGGTCATTCAGGGAGTGGCGGTTTCGTCACTGATCCCGACGTCGTTGAAGGGGTCGAAGCCCACGCTGGCGTCGACGAACTTCCAGAATTACTTCAAGCAGACCGACGCTTCGAAACAGCTGCGCGATATCGCCTCGACGAATATTCAAGGCTCGCGCGACGCCCTTCAGGGGCGCATTCAAGATCACTTGCTGGGGACCGCGCCCGCGAATCCCGGCTCGGCCGATAAACAACTGACCGGTGCGGGTCGTAACGGCATCCGCAGCTTGGATCTGGTTGAAGGGATCGTGCAACAATCGGCGGGCGAGTACGTCGGCGGGGCCGGCGCGCTTTTCGCGCAGGCCGAACGCGTGATCAAAGCCCAGAAGGGTAAAACGGGCGATCAGGCCGTCCGCACGGTGACCATCGACATCGGCGGTTGGGATTCGCACTTCGATCAGCGCCAAATGCTCGAAAACTCCGTCGCGGGTTTGGACGCGGCCCTTTCGCAGTTCGCGAAAGCGGTTCTTCCGGGCGGCAACGTCACGATCGTGGTGCAAAGTGAATTCGGTCGCACGGCTCGTGAAAACGGCACCGGTGGTACCGATCACGGACGCGGCACGGTCATGATGGTCTTGGCCAAGAAGGGTGAGCTCGCGAAGAAGGTTTTGACGAAAAACTTCTCGCTCGCGAAGTCGGCGCTCGATTCCGGTCGCGACGTGAAAGTGAACATCGATTTCCGCGAGATTTTCGCCGAGATCCTGACGAAACGAATGGGCGTGCCGAAGAAACTGATCAATCAATCGCTGGTCGTGAGCGGAAAGACCTACGAGCCCATCTTCCCCGGTTACGCGGGGAACGAACACAAGATTTTCAAGGGCGCTTAA
- a CDS encoding right-handed parallel beta-helix repeat-containing protein: MKTFLTVSSIAVVFHAVSFAALPPAEIPCGEEQTDNHYQVVEIKEPTRLQTKNPAGKDCAYRAHFVLVKAGASLDCQGARLVGSQVDEDKSFEKLLPPTPTTEEDAAADAKLPRPLKNLYGILIGGPNAPDDLANVSVKNCVVEGFERNYGIEHPKPENLTSLTIEDSKSVGARAYGVFLGTGVRGATLRKVDVSSSQASGIFFSPGATKNTVTLSRVVGNGAATFMPHQDGMTLDSAPENQIIANLFENNGMSGVSLFHNCGEYGLPRPATQSNQNVIRANHFKNEKIGAWIGSRQSMNQQLLSCSTQKTFDDSSWDIVEDFARENVIEKNTFTDDQIGVRLEDDKNRVVDNKFKVSSKTGVAVLVGHRFGRPRDLRRPIDGTVLSGNVTQTVAKNAYQYCFLQTQTEMTNNKSNNQVVAKLTLAKDGCGIHEGPTEPPRLPALHEENE; this comes from the coding sequence GTGAAAACATTTTTGACAGTCTCTTCGATTGCCGTCGTCTTCCACGCCGTTTCATTCGCCGCGCTTCCGCCCGCGGAAATTCCCTGCGGGGAAGAGCAGACCGACAACCACTATCAGGTCGTCGAGATCAAAGAACCCACGCGACTCCAGACGAAAAATCCCGCGGGCAAAGACTGCGCCTACCGCGCGCACTTCGTGCTCGTCAAAGCCGGCGCTTCTTTGGATTGCCAAGGGGCCCGCTTGGTCGGCTCGCAAGTCGATGAAGACAAATCCTTCGAAAAACTGCTACCGCCGACCCCCACCACCGAAGAAGACGCCGCCGCGGACGCCAAGCTTCCGCGCCCGCTCAAAAATCTGTACGGAATTTTGATCGGCGGCCCCAATGCGCCCGATGATTTGGCGAACGTCAGCGTGAAAAACTGCGTCGTGGAAGGTTTTGAGCGCAACTACGGGATCGAACACCCCAAGCCCGAAAATTTGACTTCGCTGACCATCGAGGATTCAAAGTCCGTGGGCGCACGGGCCTACGGAGTTTTCTTGGGAACCGGCGTGCGGGGCGCGACGCTACGTAAAGTCGACGTCAGCAGCTCCCAGGCATCCGGCATTTTCTTTTCGCCCGGTGCCACGAAAAACACGGTCACCCTTTCCCGCGTGGTCGGCAACGGCGCCGCGACCTTCATGCCCCACCAGGACGGGATGACATTGGACTCGGCACCCGAGAATCAGATCATCGCCAACCTTTTCGAGAACAACGGAATGTCGGGCGTTTCGCTGTTTCACAACTGCGGCGAGTACGGGCTTCCCCGCCCCGCCACGCAATCGAACCAGAATGTCATCCGCGCGAATCACTTCAAAAATGAAAAAATCGGCGCGTGGATCGGCTCGCGCCAGTCCATGAACCAGCAGCTCCTGTCGTGCTCGACGCAAAAAACCTTCGACGACTCGTCTTGGGATATCGTGGAAGACTTCGCGCGCGAAAACGTGATCGAGAAAAACACGTTCACCGACGATCAGATCGGCGTTCGCCTGGAAGACGACAAAAATCGCGTCGTCGACAATAAGTTCAAGGTCTCGAGCAAAACCGGCGTCGCGGTGCTGGTCGGGCACCGCTTCGGACGCCCCCGGGACTTGCGTCGTCCCATCGACGGCACGGTGCTTTCGGGGAACGTCACGCAGACGGTCGCGAAGAACGCCTATCAATACTGCTTTTTGCAAACGCAAACCGAAATGACCAACAACAAATCCAACAACCAAGTCGTCGCCAAACTGACGCTCGCGAAAGATGGTTGCGGAATTCACGAAGGCCCGACCGAACCGCCCCGCCTTCCCGCTCTGCATGAGGAGAACGAATGA